In one Leptospira fletcheri genomic region, the following are encoded:
- a CDS encoding sulfatase, which translates to MVRCKIHLVLGLFLCLIDCKPSFFRTYGQEDPSLLVWDGVRALSEPESKCAGNPEKEIGRIAYHYKKNPARYSDLPVSERWRNLQFTILLDKENLLNDSRDSLFFFQGGDCRISSTFLKKGEKLKSPENILLSFSTALLSANGERALSSGKLEILLGSESVFSGYLEGNGNSWEDHKVTLEIPAARLLFENPKPQWTFRWLPKDGNSFLFLGEPLLFSKVADSDAWGSPENLILIVVDALRPDRLGFGGSPVPTSPVLDRLSSESVIFENAFANGNWTKPSMLSFFTSQIASELGMGNAWFYSTNLHRKIFYSKRPKTLPNHLRDAGFVTASLMNNVFLLDYTGVGVDLGFHRLFQPGKDKVDTELILAESKKFLRENKDRRFFLHININTPHYPYLPERKYLEALEKATPKEVWAKYDPYVKKYMAEILYTDHVIGEILEEARRNGVYEKTWIAVVADHGELQEIEHYYHHHFVAENLHAHGESHYEEEIKVPWILHPPKRFESSVRKRKFEGQVSLLSLFPTLVGAMEFPCVPNECKGNDYSRAMYGKTGPTFEESVYTEGRFSESIRTESFKLIRRYPGYDSVRRTGEGEPHKMPEELYDLVKDPHETRNLALENGPLLEKARKALSGNSLKKNSFILKLPAPEQNCVRKMELYVEGGIYKFDTDVPSTTLSLGQKNISIRLDQAAGKQAILKVETVEPTFRFKLSLWKDGVMESYKSGKWGFTEKAANQVYLFAPEIVASSRVPYEFTNSKVPYLYNDAGLSGNSDSAEQAALGKEVRKVLESWGYIHE; encoded by the coding sequence ATGGTTCGATGTAAAATCCATCTTGTTTTAGGGCTTTTTCTTTGCCTAATCGATTGTAAACCGTCGTTTTTCCGTACATACGGCCAGGAAGACCCGTCACTCCTCGTATGGGACGGAGTGCGCGCACTGTCCGAACCCGAGAGCAAATGCGCGGGAAATCCGGAAAAAGAAATCGGAAGGATCGCTTACCATTATAAAAAAAATCCGGCTCGATACTCCGATCTTCCCGTTTCGGAAAGATGGAGAAATCTCCAATTTACGATTCTGTTAGATAAGGAAAATCTATTAAACGATTCCAGAGATAGTCTCTTTTTCTTCCAAGGAGGGGATTGCAGAATCTCTTCGACCTTCCTGAAAAAGGGAGAAAAGCTAAAGTCTCCCGAAAACATTCTCCTTTCCTTTTCCACTGCATTGTTATCCGCAAACGGAGAAAGAGCTCTCTCCTCCGGTAAACTGGAGATCCTTCTCGGTTCGGAATCCGTCTTTTCAGGATATCTGGAAGGAAACGGAAATTCTTGGGAAGACCATAAAGTAACGCTGGAAATTCCGGCGGCCCGTTTGTTGTTCGAGAACCCGAAACCTCAATGGACTTTTAGATGGCTCCCGAAAGATGGAAACTCGTTTCTCTTCCTAGGGGAACCGCTGCTATTTTCCAAAGTCGCGGACTCCGATGCATGGGGATCTCCGGAGAATTTGATCTTGATCGTGGTGGACGCTCTGCGGCCTGATCGTCTCGGTTTCGGAGGTTCTCCCGTTCCGACCAGTCCGGTTCTGGATCGACTCTCTTCAGAATCCGTAATCTTCGAAAATGCGTTCGCCAACGGAAACTGGACCAAACCGTCTATGCTTTCCTTCTTTACTTCACAGATCGCCTCCGAACTCGGAATGGGAAACGCTTGGTTCTATTCCACAAATCTACACCGGAAAATATTCTATTCCAAAAGACCGAAAACCTTACCGAATCATCTTCGGGACGCGGGTTTTGTAACCGCAAGCCTGATGAATAACGTTTTTCTGTTGGATTACACCGGGGTCGGAGTCGATTTGGGATTCCACCGATTGTTTCAACCCGGAAAAGACAAAGTGGATACGGAATTGATATTGGCGGAATCCAAAAAATTCCTGAGAGAAAATAAGGACAGGCGTTTTTTTCTACATATCAATATTAACACTCCCCATTATCCGTATCTACCGGAGCGTAAATATCTCGAAGCGCTGGAAAAAGCGACTCCAAAAGAAGTGTGGGCGAAATACGATCCTTACGTGAAAAAATACATGGCGGAAATTCTTTACACGGACCATGTGATCGGAGAAATCCTTGAGGAAGCAAGGCGCAACGGAGTGTACGAGAAAACTTGGATCGCCGTTGTCGCCGATCACGGGGAACTCCAGGAAATCGAACATTATTATCATCACCATTTCGTAGCGGAAAATCTTCACGCCCACGGAGAGAGCCACTATGAAGAAGAGATCAAGGTTCCGTGGATTCTCCATCCCCCGAAGCGATTCGAATCTTCGGTGCGAAAACGGAAATTCGAAGGACAGGTTTCCCTACTTTCCCTTTTTCCTACGTTAGTCGGGGCGATGGAATTTCCCTGTGTTCCGAATGAATGCAAAGGCAACGATTATTCTCGCGCTATGTACGGAAAAACAGGCCCGACGTTCGAGGAAAGCGTATATACCGAAGGAAGATTTTCGGAATCGATCCGAACCGAATCCTTTAAGCTGATCCGAAGATATCCAGGTTACGATAGCGTTCGTAGAACCGGAGAAGGGGAACCGCACAAAATGCCGGAAGAACTTTACGATTTGGTAAAGGATCCTCATGAAACTAGAAATTTAGCCCTCGAAAACGGCCCTCTGCTGGAAAAGGCGAGAAAAGCGCTATCCGGGAACTCTTTGAAAAAGAATTCCTTTATCCTTAAACTCCCGGCTCCCGAGCAAAATTGCGTTCGAAAAATGGAACTGTATGTGGAAGGCGGAATCTACAAGTTCGATACGGACGTTCCGTCCACTACCTTGTCGCTGGGGCAGAAAAATATCTCGATCCGATTGGACCAAGCGGCGGGGAAACAGGCGATCCTAAAGGTGGAGACGGTGGAACCGACGTTTCGTTTTAAACTTTCCTTATGGAAGGATGGAGTGATGGAGAGTTACAAATCCGGAAAATGGGGATTTACGGAAAAAGCGGCAAATCAAGTCTATCTTTTTGCGCCGGAAATCGTAGCTTCCTCCCGTGTCCCTTACGAATTCACTAATTCCAAAGTTCCCTATCTTTACAACGACGCCGGTCTTTCCGGAAATTCGGACTCTGCGGAACAGGCCGCGTTAGGAAAAGAAGTCCGTAAAGTGTTGGAGAGCTGGGGTTATATACACGAGTAA
- a CDS encoding patatin-like phospholipase family protein, whose protein sequence is MAKSPNLWIKKRFDALSLNSAFFGFFAHSGFVLGLKEIGFRPAKITGSSSGALIGSLIAAGLPPEEITRFILTLKKKDFWEGNAISQILKPLRKGFRKYSGILSGARIRTLLKPYLGEKNLKDFPIPMGVAVSNLTKGVRELRTEGNAIDIILASMTFPLLFEIPIIEGDEFLDGGVVDAEPIKELILDPSIKRIITHEIDNGKPKSKQPLLRAFDASVDVISSETRELKDLLAKKYGKQIVRIATQTPYLHPNRMKNGRLALELGRRSAHSHRSRILNAAS, encoded by the coding sequence ATGGCCAAATCCCCGAATCTCTGGATCAAAAAACGTTTCGACGCTTTATCTCTGAATTCCGCATTCTTCGGTTTCTTTGCGCATTCCGGCTTTGTCCTAGGGTTGAAGGAGATCGGATTCCGTCCGGCCAAAATCACGGGGTCTAGCTCGGGGGCATTGATCGGTTCCTTGATCGCGGCGGGACTTCCGCCCGAGGAAATTACGAGATTCATTCTTACTTTAAAAAAAAAGGATTTTTGGGAAGGGAACGCGATCTCACAGATCCTGAAACCTCTTCGGAAAGGATTCCGAAAGTACTCCGGCATTTTGAGCGGAGCCAGAATCCGTACCCTACTCAAACCCTATTTGGGAGAAAAGAATCTGAAAGACTTCCCCATTCCAATGGGCGTGGCGGTCTCTAACCTGACCAAGGGAGTAAGGGAGTTGCGGACGGAAGGGAATGCGATCGATATCATCCTCGCCTCCATGACCTTCCCCTTGTTATTCGAAATTCCGATCATAGAAGGGGATGAGTTTCTAGACGGAGGGGTCGTGGATGCGGAACCGATCAAAGAACTTATTTTAGACCCTAGTATTAAACGAATCATCACTCACGAGATCGATAACGGAAAACCGAAATCCAAACAACCTTTACTCCGGGCGTTCGACGCTTCCGTGGACGTGATCAGCAGCGAGACTCGGGAATTGAAGGACCTTTTGGCGAAAAAATACGGAAAACAGATCGTGCGTATCGCGACCCAAACACCGTATTTACACCCGAACCGGATGAAAAACGGAAGACTAGCTCTAGAGTTAGGCAGAAGATCCGCGCATTCTCATCGAAGCAGAATTTTAAATGCGGCTTCCTAA
- a CDS encoding OmpA family protein, with translation MAPIRIFVLFCLFSPQVLFSQDRTLFRWKLKAGDDLELNEYHRVRARQGARILNREDKNRILLRAENCNLQGCELTGVFDTYTKFPEVDPAFYKDKTYRSRFFLTNLGEYRVPPEYTMPNLRSLPGFSESEVPEGGQWTMSASESFQFPRSRIEIPVEAKYSFRGIRDWEYAGKRGKAELIEYNYSLMHDSEVISAGTPYKVYGFAKGKVFFDAQAGVPQYKHVQLVYTFLYPNGIASEMAFDIHGIYSKQRSLTDPDKDRIEEEIKKYLGRPADPKSRPTGKRESKRNGLDWPEWEQEPPEPQGGNRAPVEVRKSEEGVTLSLDNLLFDTNRSDLKESSREVLAKIAEVLKKYPDKEIRIGGHTDDRGSADYNLKLSQDRALSVLQELRDHHAISESRMSYKGYGKTKPIADNASEESRSKNRRVDITIVLD, from the coding sequence ATGGCTCCGATTCGGATATTCGTTTTGTTCTGTTTATTCTCTCCTCAAGTATTGTTTTCCCAGGACAGAACCTTATTTAGATGGAAGTTGAAGGCCGGCGACGACCTGGAACTGAACGAATACCACAGGGTGCGGGCGAGGCAAGGGGCTAGAATCCTGAATCGAGAGGATAAAAACCGTATCCTTTTGAGGGCGGAAAACTGTAATCTTCAGGGTTGCGAACTGACTGGTGTTTTTGATACGTACACGAAGTTTCCGGAGGTAGATCCCGCTTTTTATAAAGACAAAACGTACCGGAGTCGCTTCTTTTTGACCAATCTAGGGGAATATCGGGTGCCTCCCGAATACACCATGCCCAACCTCAGATCCCTTCCCGGTTTTTCGGAATCCGAAGTTCCGGAAGGAGGGCAATGGACCATGTCTGCATCCGAGAGTTTCCAATTTCCGAGATCAAGGATCGAAATTCCGGTGGAAGCGAAATATTCCTTTCGGGGGATTCGAGATTGGGAATATGCGGGAAAGCGCGGGAAGGCAGAACTGATAGAATATAATTATTCTCTCATGCATGACAGTGAGGTTATCTCTGCGGGAACTCCATATAAGGTCTACGGTTTTGCGAAAGGAAAAGTGTTTTTCGACGCACAGGCAGGCGTTCCGCAATATAAACATGTTCAGTTGGTTTACACGTTTCTATATCCGAACGGCATCGCCTCGGAAATGGCCTTCGATATCCACGGGATCTACAGCAAGCAGAGAAGTCTGACCGATCCGGATAAGGATCGTATCGAGGAAGAGATAAAGAAATACTTAGGAAGACCTGCGGACCCGAAATCTCGTCCGACCGGAAAAAGGGAATCGAAGAGGAACGGTTTGGATTGGCCGGAATGGGAGCAGGAACCTCCCGAACCTCAAGGCGGAAACCGGGCGCCGGTAGAGGTCAGAAAATCGGAGGAAGGAGTTACTCTTTCCCTAGATAATCTTTTGTTCGATACGAATCGTTCGGATTTGAAGGAATCTTCCCGGGAAGTCCTGGCAAAAATTGCGGAGGTTCTGAAGAAATATCCCGACAAAGAAATTCGGATCGGCGGACATACGGACGACCGGGGCAGCGCCGATTATAACTTAAAGCTTTCCCAAGACCGAGCTTTATCCGTTTTACAGGAACTTCGTGATCATCACGCGATTTCGGAATCGAGAATGTCGTATAAAGGATATGGTAAAACGAAGCCGATAGCGGATAATGCCTCCGAGGAATCCAGATCCAAAAACCGTCGTGTGGATATCACGATCGTACTGGATTAA
- a CDS encoding helix-turn-helix domain-containing protein, with the protein MTTTSDLIFPKSVHSFLQEITFFGFLYCLLIGTGAMLRPERTVTFRILALLCVSVSAEILSVYFLLKDIYFEPSFINHFYIPFAWLLGPGMYSLFSITATEGKFSRFELVFYAPAVGFFLGFPLISFFSPNLFASKPIEYFTTGRTSWLDILLLLAYVGNLCYYLRVVWETRSIFQIRNLKESTGARLLLYIIFGSGSLTFLIVLAYLLRDIHLLFISVVGTITYAAIGYLAQIWFPQIFHEIGPSVREAYQNSRLESVDLNALQQKLEILMQKEKLYLEEDLSLQVLSGKLDIKPYQLSEYLNQHRKTNFSRFVNSFRVEEAMQLLKKERDANILSVAYRSGFNSKATFNLAFKSVTGLSPREYLRSLKNS; encoded by the coding sequence TTGACAACGACCTCCGATCTGATTTTTCCTAAATCCGTGCATTCTTTCCTACAGGAAATCACGTTCTTCGGATTTTTATACTGTTTGCTCATTGGAACCGGAGCAATGCTTCGACCGGAGCGCACCGTTACTTTTCGGATTCTTGCCCTTCTTTGTGTCAGCGTATCCGCAGAAATTCTTTCCGTTTACTTTCTATTAAAGGATATTTATTTCGAACCTTCGTTCATAAACCATTTTTACATTCCGTTTGCTTGGCTTTTAGGTCCCGGAATGTACAGCCTATTCTCCATTACCGCGACGGAAGGAAAGTTTTCCCGGTTCGAATTGGTTTTTTATGCGCCCGCAGTCGGTTTTTTTCTCGGCTTTCCCCTGATTTCCTTTTTTTCCCCGAATCTTTTCGCATCCAAACCGATCGAATATTTCACGACGGGTAGAACTAGTTGGTTGGATATCCTACTATTATTGGCCTACGTGGGAAACTTGTGCTACTATTTACGCGTAGTATGGGAAACCAGATCCATCTTTCAAATTCGGAATCTGAAGGAAAGCACCGGAGCGAGGTTGTTATTGTATATCATTTTCGGAAGCGGAAGCCTTACGTTTCTGATCGTACTCGCTTATCTTTTACGAGATATTCATCTTTTGTTCATTTCCGTGGTCGGAACCATAACTTACGCCGCGATCGGATACCTAGCCCAAATATGGTTTCCTCAGATCTTTCATGAAATCGGCCCGTCTGTCCGTGAAGCCTATCAGAATTCGCGACTGGAAAGCGTAGATCTTAACGCGTTACAACAGAAATTGGAAATATTGATGCAAAAGGAAAAACTCTATTTAGAGGAGGATCTTTCTCTCCAGGTTCTCTCCGGTAAATTGGATATCAAACCATATCAATTGTCCGAATATCTGAACCAACATCGAAAAACGAATTTTTCCCGTTTCGTAAACTCATTCCGTGTCGAAGAAGCGATGCAGCTATTAAAGAAAGAACGGGATGCGAACATACTTTCCGTCGCGTACCGTTCCGGTTTTAATTCCAAAGCGACTTTCAATCTGGCTTTCAAATCCGTGACCGGCCTTTCTCCCCGAGAATATCTTCGTAGTCTCAAAAATTCCTGA
- a CDS encoding CocE/NonD family hydrolase — protein sequence MRIGYRTLVMYYITLLLLISGVLSSCKNESGTSSGQNAALLASLVPGSSQAALGQVNTAQAATYSTSDATSQINAAFAQENDGSFTFDDSIQVTASDGVVLTANIFKPANLPSGVKVPAVVFVNSWAINKYEYLVPAAKLAKKGYVVLTYNTRGFGTSGGLINTAGPLDRSDLSSILDWLLANAPVDSANIGIGGISYGAGISLLGVSVEPRIKTAVAMSGWGDLKRSLYGNDTPRLVWGLILIASGYFTGHMDPIIAQNFQSLLAHTNIPAVSSWAQDRSPDNFVNQINAAGKPVYMSNNFEDFLFNPNEILDYYSQLTVPKKLDMNEGIHASAEIGGILGLSNYVWTNAYDWFDYWLKGIDNGIMSKPPVTFQKRFNGDRVSFSAWPSPTVSQKTFYLKPRTFFTDGQISTTQNTSNSNTMILSGADTIATTGVPLISDILAAHLDVPVTAPVELVSRINGIVYESDPLPSALNIRGKIFWNGRISSSLGKANLNVYFYDLDSSGIGTLITHGTATIFDAASGEVRSLSVDLNAVAYDLPAGHRIAIAMDTYDPLYAVPTVLIYALNVLHSSNPQSTLVIQAE from the coding sequence ATGAGAATTGGATATCGAACGTTAGTTATGTATTACATAACTTTGTTACTTCTTATTTCCGGAGTTCTTTCCTCCTGTAAGAACGAATCCGGAACTTCCTCGGGGCAAAACGCAGCCCTTTTAGCGTCCTTGGTTCCCGGAAGCTCCCAAGCTGCCCTGGGGCAAGTGAATACGGCCCAGGCCGCCACTTACAGCACCAGCGATGCCACGAGCCAAATCAATGCGGCGTTTGCCCAAGAAAACGATGGGTCCTTTACTTTTGACGACTCTATCCAGGTAACCGCTTCCGATGGAGTCGTGCTGACTGCGAATATTTTCAAACCGGCAAACCTTCCTTCCGGAGTAAAGGTTCCGGCCGTGGTATTCGTAAATAGTTGGGCGATCAACAAATACGAGTACCTTGTGCCGGCAGCGAAACTGGCTAAGAAAGGGTACGTGGTTTTGACCTATAACACTCGAGGATTCGGAACTTCCGGCGGACTCATCAACACTGCAGGTCCACTCGACCGGTCGGATTTAAGCTCCATCCTGGATTGGTTGTTGGCAAATGCGCCCGTTGACTCCGCGAATATCGGAATAGGAGGAATTTCTTATGGAGCGGGAATTTCCTTACTCGGCGTCAGCGTCGAACCTAGAATTAAAACCGCGGTCGCGATGAGCGGATGGGGAGATTTAAAACGTTCCCTGTATGGAAACGACACTCCGCGCCTAGTATGGGGACTCATTCTGATCGCTTCCGGTTATTTTACCGGACACATGGATCCGATCATCGCGCAGAATTTTCAAAGCTTGCTCGCACACACGAATATTCCGGCGGTATCTTCTTGGGCCCAAGACAGATCCCCGGACAATTTCGTAAACCAAATCAACGCGGCGGGAAAGCCGGTTTATATGTCCAATAACTTCGAGGACTTCCTCTTTAATCCGAACGAGATTCTGGACTATTACTCCCAGCTCACCGTTCCCAAAAAGTTGGATATGAATGAAGGGATCCATGCCAGCGCGGAGATCGGAGGGATTTTAGGATTATCTAATTATGTTTGGACGAACGCGTACGATTGGTTCGACTACTGGCTAAAAGGAATCGATAACGGAATCATGAGCAAACCTCCCGTAACCTTTCAAAAAAGGTTCAACGGCGATCGGGTCAGTTTTTCCGCTTGGCCTTCCCCAACCGTAAGCCAAAAGACGTTTTATCTCAAACCCAGAACCTTCTTTACGGACGGACAGATTTCCACGACTCAAAATACCTCGAATTCGAATACCATGATTCTATCGGGAGCGGATACGATCGCGACTACCGGCGTCCCTCTGATTTCGGATATTCTGGCTGCGCATCTGGACGTTCCGGTAACCGCACCCGTGGAATTGGTAAGCAGAATCAACGGAATCGTATACGAGTCGGATCCTCTTCCTAGTGCCTTGAATATCAGAGGAAAGATCTTCTGGAACGGCCGGATCTCCTCCTCATTGGGAAAAGCGAACCTGAACGTGTATTTCTACGATTTGGACAGCTCCGGAATCGGAACCTTGATCACCCACGGAACCGCTACGATTTTCGACGCCGCTTCGGGGGAAGTCCGTAGCCTCTCCGTAGATTTAAACGCCGTGGCATACGATCTACCCGCGGGACATAGGATCGCCATCGCAATGGATACGTATGATCCCTTGTATGCGGTGCCGACCGTGCTGATTTACGCATTGAATGTCCTGCACAGTTCCAACCCGCAATCCACCCTGGTCATCCAGGCGGAATAA
- a CDS encoding SpoIIE family protein phosphatase: MHISKYLFFLLGPVGFLIFLLTLTPSHKEENVRAYQGSIDLRGIRDASTGPVDLSGEWEFFWSQEAGKVLETFRGKITVPGAWNRETEVHSSYEKIGYGTYRLRILIPDVWVGKVLTVGLGSVLTSYAIYMDGIQLGQTGHPSHSPKETVPRVQPKFYSFIAPSNEVRLEVFVSNYYSRQGGIISPIRMGPADVMESYRTRTIFSDIFAFSSLMIMGLYHISLYLYLRSSKAPLYFGFMSIAISVRALVTNAKLLMEFFPSLPQEAIQLLDQIPLIVSVPFYLLFFQSTFEAYVSTTFVKGSIFIAIVFAIGTLFGSLAFNSEKLVIYHIFMGIVIAYILYVIYTIDFDKENNSAYILYGTGLLFLGIGIDLFYTYVLKVSSYEVSHFALVFFVFLQSLVIASDRSSKYKEAKILTEDLQTMNLELFEMKEKLVQKVEDRTKTLNDTLQQINRELEIAQNVQRKILTPPDREIAGIRFEYVYKPLEKVGGDFLDISEVRPGKIRVLLADAVGHGVQASLMTMALKTEYEELKKLDCPTEVLRELNGRFLRKFDTLESIFPCFVADIYLAEKELLYASAGHPDQVLLRPDVAYELLHKTGPILGLFDDLEIQFNTFPFPVGSRLLLFSDGLIENRRKENRWSTVDSIAIKANSMHSSNLQELLEELVQMEERSRGDEQRYDDITIISIESREQPAGSSRS, encoded by the coding sequence ATGCACATATCTAAGTATTTATTCTTCCTTTTGGGCCCGGTGGGATTTCTGATTTTCCTTTTGACGTTGACGCCGTCGCATAAGGAGGAGAATGTCCGGGCTTACCAAGGTAGCATAGATCTGCGCGGGATACGGGACGCGTCGACCGGTCCTGTCGATCTTTCCGGGGAATGGGAATTTTTTTGGAGCCAGGAAGCGGGAAAGGTACTGGAAACCTTCCGAGGCAAAATCACGGTACCGGGAGCTTGGAACCGGGAAACGGAGGTCCATTCCTCCTACGAAAAAATCGGCTACGGAACCTACCGTCTGCGGATATTGATTCCGGACGTATGGGTGGGGAAAGTACTGACCGTCGGCTTGGGTTCCGTCCTTACTTCCTACGCTATCTACATGGACGGAATCCAGCTCGGACAAACGGGGCACCCCTCCCATTCTCCGAAAGAAACCGTCCCGAGGGTCCAACCCAAATTCTATTCGTTTATCGCGCCTTCCAACGAAGTCCGCTTGGAGGTTTTCGTATCCAATTATTATTCGCGGCAAGGTGGAATCATTTCGCCGATAAGGATGGGACCCGCCGACGTCATGGAAAGTTATCGGACGAGAACGATCTTTTCGGATATTTTCGCGTTCTCCAGCCTGATGATCATGGGCCTTTATCATATTTCCCTTTATCTTTATCTGAGATCGAGCAAAGCCCCCTTGTATTTCGGCTTTATGAGCATCGCGATCAGCGTTCGAGCGCTGGTGACGAACGCAAAGTTGTTGATGGAATTCTTTCCCTCCCTTCCTCAGGAAGCCATTCAGTTGCTGGACCAGATTCCGTTGATCGTAAGCGTCCCGTTTTATCTTTTATTTTTTCAAAGCACGTTCGAAGCTTACGTTTCCACTACGTTCGTTAAAGGCTCCATATTTATCGCTATCGTATTCGCCATAGGGACTCTATTCGGCTCCCTCGCGTTCAACAGTGAAAAATTAGTGATTTATCATATATTTATGGGAATCGTGATCGCGTACATCCTATACGTGATTTATACGATCGACTTCGACAAGGAAAACAATTCGGCTTATATTCTATACGGAACCGGACTGCTATTCTTAGGGATAGGGATCGACCTATTCTATACCTATGTGCTCAAGGTCTCCTCATACGAAGTTTCCCATTTTGCGTTGGTATTCTTCGTCTTCCTCCAATCTCTGGTCATCGCGTCGGATCGTTCCTCCAAATACAAGGAAGCGAAAATCCTGACCGAGGATTTGCAAACGATGAACCTCGAACTGTTCGAGATGAAGGAAAAGCTCGTGCAGAAAGTCGAGGATCGGACCAAAACTCTGAACGATACTCTGCAACAGATCAACCGGGAATTGGAGATCGCACAAAACGTACAGAGAAAGATACTGACCCCTCCGGATCGGGAAATTGCGGGCATCCGTTTCGAATACGTGTACAAACCCCTCGAAAAGGTAGGAGGGGATTTTCTGGATATCTCCGAAGTTCGGCCGGGCAAGATCCGCGTGCTGCTGGCGGACGCGGTAGGCCATGGGGTCCAAGCCAGTTTGATGACTATGGCTCTGAAGACGGAATACGAGGAACTCAAAAAATTGGATTGCCCTACCGAGGTATTGAGAGAGCTGAACGGACGCTTTTTGAGAAAATTCGATACGTTGGAAAGCATCTTTCCTTGTTTCGTCGCAGATATCTATTTGGCGGAAAAGGAATTGCTTTATGCGTCGGCGGGACACCCCGATCAAGTACTTCTCAGACCCGACGTTGCGTACGAACTATTGCATAAAACTGGCCCGATTCTCGGTCTCTTCGATGATCTGGAAATCCAATTCAATACTTTTCCTTTCCCGGTCGGCAGTAGACTCCTGTTATTTTCCGACGGGCTTATAGAAAATAGAAGGAAGGAGAACCGCTGGAGCACCGTGGATTCCATTGCGATCAAAGCGAATTCCATGCACTCTTCCAACCTTCAGGAACTGCTCGAAGAGTTAGTGCAGATGGAAGAAAGATCCAGAGGAGACGAACAAAGATACGACGATATCACCATCATATCGATCGAATCTAGGGAGCAGCCTGCCGGCTCAAGTCGTTCTTAA
- the cutA gene encoding divalent-cation tolerance protein CutA, which translates to MEFRTIYITTKNEEEALRIGETLVTERFAACANILPKIKSIYRWQGRIEKDEESVLLLKTRADSVERLIARVKEMHEYTIPCVVSWKIEEGNPDYLDWIEKETSK; encoded by the coding sequence ATGGAATTCCGAACGATCTATATCACGACCAAGAACGAAGAGGAGGCTCTCCGGATCGGAGAAACCCTTGTTACGGAGCGTTTCGCCGCCTGTGCGAATATTCTTCCGAAAATCAAATCCATTTACCGATGGCAGGGACGGATCGAAAAGGACGAAGAATCCGTTCTGCTTTTAAAAACTAGGGCGGATTCCGTAGAAAGGCTGATCGCAAGAGTAAAGGAAATGCACGAATATACGATTCCTTGCGTGGTGAGCTGGAAAATCGAAGAAGGGAATCCGGACTATTTGGATTGGATCGAAAAGGAGACTTCAAAATAA
- a CDS encoding FAS1-like dehydratase domain-containing protein yields MAEKGISKDLIGTKLDRYEFDVERGKIREFCQAIGETNPIYFDVEAAKKAGYEDVPAPPTFPTVIQFWGYPKIWQDMENMGVDISRILHLKEKYTYLKTLYPGRVSSQGECVNVTVGKMDTMTFKTTIRNAKGEVVLEVEMAIFIRKPGQ; encoded by the coding sequence ATGGCAGAAAAAGGCATATCAAAAGACCTGATCGGTACGAAACTGGACCGCTACGAATTCGACGTAGAGCGCGGGAAAATCCGCGAATTTTGCCAGGCGATCGGCGAGACCAACCCAATATATTTCGATGTGGAAGCGGCCAAGAAGGCCGGTTACGAGGACGTTCCCGCTCCGCCTACGTTCCCCACCGTGATCCAGTTCTGGGGTTATCCCAAGATCTGGCAGGATATGGAGAACATGGGAGTCGACATTTCACGTATCCTTCACTTAAAGGAAAAATATACTTATTTGAAAACGTTATACCCAGGAAGAGTTTCTTCCCAAGGGGAATGCGTTAATGTGACCGTGGGTAAGATGGATACGATGACGTTCAAGACGACGATTCGCAACGCCAAGGGCGAAGTCGTGTTGGAAGTGGAGATGGCCATCTTTATCAGAAAGCCGGGACAGTGA
- a CDS encoding MaoC family dehydratase: protein MSKIEFDKLEVGQELPPLKTEAVTHANLVRYAGASGDFNPIHNDPDFARKTGLDGTIAHGMFVMAQIGRLCTNWADQKQIKEFGVTFKAMTKPGQKLTCTGKVKRKKEENGEKLLVVAVEAADDSGEVKASGELVVVC from the coding sequence ATGAGTAAAATAGAATTTGATAAATTGGAAGTGGGGCAGGAACTTCCGCCTCTTAAGACGGAAGCGGTTACGCACGCGAATCTAGTCCGGTACGCCGGAGCGAGCGGGGATTTCAATCCGATCCATAACGATCCCGATTTTGCCCGTAAGACGGGTTTGGACGGAACGATCGCTCACGGAATGTTCGTCATGGCTCAGATCGGAAGGCTCTGCACGAATTGGGCGGACCAAAAGCAGATCAAGGAATTCGGAGTCACGTTTAAGGCCATGACCAAGCCGGGTCAAAAATTGACCTGTACCGGAAAGGTCAAACGTAAGAAGGAAGAAAACGGCGAAAAACTACTGGTGGTAGCGGTCGAAGCTGCGGATGATTCGGGGGAAGTAAAGGCTTCCGGCGAATTAGTCGTAGTTTGCTAG